The segment GTTGACTGTGACTGTCCTTATCTGTCACTCTGTTTGCTCCATGCCAACTTGACTCCAGCTCTCTGGGACAAGCTGCTGAGATTCTAGATGTCAGAAGCAGCAGTTTCCCAAGAGATGCTTGTCTGTGTTTTGTGGTAGTGAGCTGGGAAGagtattgaaataaataaagtgaaggTGGAGATAACGTCAGGGGAGTTGAGACATGCACCTAGGATGAAAACCTAAAGTATTCCTGTGACATTAACCTAGGGATTGACCTCACAGCTGAGCTTGATGGTTGATTTTGAggtgaaggggaaagaaatacttttcttagAGAATACCTCATAAAGGTACTggacaggagcaggggctgtctGTTACTGATCTGAATCAGTTTGGGATTGCTCATTGTCAAAACCTGTATGGCAGCTTGTGGGCTATGCAAGGGCCCCAACCAAGCATTGAATTATTTGAGCACCTGGCCTGGGGGAGATgtctggtgtttttgttgtgcttGAATAAGCCTGAATAACTGCTGTGCTATGTTGGGTTGTGGCATAGCTTAGGGAGTCTCAAGAGGGATTCCTGTAGTGTCTTGACTGCAAAGTGGAAGGCAAAGTTACATGGGGAAAACTAATTAGTTTCCCTGATGCCTAACACAAGTTTAACAGTGAAAGGGAGTTCAAAGGGAGGTTATGGGCTCTGCTAAAGAATTGATGGCTCGGTGTCTTGAGggtcttgctttctttctcagtaTTTCCGCAGTGCAGTGGCTTTGTAATGCTGATAAGAAGTCGCACAGTCCTCCAAAACGCCTTTATCAATTCTTCTCAACTCTTTATACCGCCTTGGTAAGTGTCAGGCTCTCTCATTCAGGCCTCTGCCTATTTTTGTGTCCTCACTGGTGCCTTTTAGGAAGACTTTTTAAGTAAATGCTACTGAAATATAAGACTAGCAGGAGCACCTATTTCCTGTCTGCATTCCTTTTTGCATGGTGCCCTGTGTTTCTGTAACCCCTGCTGTTAGCTTcatgccctgctgtgctgcggAGAAGCTGACTCTGCAgtctgagcagctctgctgggagagTTCTCTAGGAGGTTTTAGGAGTTGGGGGCTAGGGACTGGGTGACCAGAGGGGAACCCTGTCTTAACAGGGTTGTGATTGACTTTATTTCCCATAGGCCCAAGGATCCCGAGCCGTCCTGCAGCTGTACCCTGAGAATTCAGAACAGGTACAAGATATCACTTGGTGGGGAAGAGGAACAGGCAGAGCAAGGCAGAAAACCTGTGTGCTGTTTGAGGCTTTGAATGCATGGTATTGCCCCACGTCAGGTCTGTGTCTCTGTCCTTCCTGCCATCCATAAAGCTCTGCAagagccaggaaaaaaacaataagaaGAAAGCCATACacaatttctgctgcttcacagTTTGTTTTGGGCTGTGccttaaaatcaaagaaattgaCAGGACTTGATCTAAATGTGCTGTGCTGGATTTTTGCCTATGTGACGGGGTTTGAAGACTGGGCTGTACTTGTCAGCACTGTACTGTAATTCCCAAGGGCTGGAAAATCCAGCCTTGTATATCTCTCCTGGAGAGTCTGCTGCTCCACTGAATGCAGGCAcggtggaggagcagggagaaaaaaaatacagcaggctgctgcctggATGGAACTGCAGAGCTAGGGGCTTGGTGTAGGGTTTAATAGAAGCAGGGTTGACCCATCTTGTGCATACACAGTTAGCTGTGACTGAGTCTAGAAGTCTCTTGGGCTTTGCTTGTGGGTGAATGACATTTGCATGTGCTTATTTTTCTAGCTGGAGCTCATCACGGCCCAAGCCATGAGAGCTGGCTTTACTGGGGGAATGGTGGTAGATTACCCCAACAGCGCCAAAGCCAAGAAGTGAGTCCTATGTTTCTGTGAATGGGCAATGTGTGGGGTGAGGCATAGCCTCAGCAGTGATTTTTacaagctgtttttctcttttccacgATTCAGTCCTGGGCAGAGGTGACAGTTTAGATCTGACTCTATAATAGAAGATCCCAGTCTTGCTTGGGGACTGGGAATCACATGCTGAATCTCAGCTTCATGTTCCTCatacttttttcccttcaggttcttcctctgcctctttgTTGGGGCTTCTGGCACGTTACCAAAGGTGAGGAACTCCGCCTAGCAGCAGAAATGCCTTCCTGGCTGCTGGGTTATGTGGAAGAGCTGTGGGTGAGCAGGAGTCACACCAGACAACTGCATATGCAGATGTGGCTTCACTCTTACGTTTCTTTGTTCTCGTCTGGTTTCTGTGCCACAGTTTCTGGGAGATCAGTTTACTCCTGTCCCAGTCCCTCCCCTTATAGAGCACTGTGTTTCCCTTAATTTATTTAGATGGCAGTGACCACTAGCTCTGTCTGCACCAGGTGAAAGTTcctaattttgcttttcagggcCTTGGTACTGAGTGTGCTGATGGAGAAGAGATACACCAGGCAAAGTTCACCAGTGAGAGGTATTGTATGTGGGGTGAAGTTTCAAGTCCTCCCCAGTTTCAGGGGATGTAAGTGCTCAGTTTTGCTGATCGAGGAccacagtgctgctgtgtgtgaagtggtgggagggaagggactgGGGGTACTGGGAAGACCACTGGCAGCCCAGATGGGCACTGCTTTATCTTACTGAAGGGCCCCAGACACAAGGAGTGTAACAGGTTGGTTTGACTAGAGGGCTTTGCTATGGCATCAGGGAGCTGCTGTTGATGCTCACCCTGGAACTTCAGCTGAGCATTCAGATTGAGGTGCGCTTTCTGTCCAGCACTCAGCTCTTCAGCTCAGCACTGTAGCATGGGTTAGTGGTGGTGGAAGGGAGGTTGTTTACAGTTCTGGTTATGTCaaacattgatttatttattttttttttggcggggaggcaggctgctgtgcttgAAACCTGGTGTTCCCTTCCATCCTCTGTCAAGTTCTTTGCTTGTCTGACTGTGCACAGCTGTGCCCTGTGTGGTTTCTCCTGCTGGCGAGGTCTCCTCCTATAGTAGTGGTGCAGGGAGGAGCCCCCCCCTGCAGCCAGTGGGAGAgacagagaataaaaaacagaggaaaatcgtcatggctgccagcagctggtggctgccatgttttcctgcctcttacactgctgtgctctgctcacTTAGTCCAGGGGGTACTTCATCTTGGAAGGCAATAGCAGAACGGGCAACTTGTTGGGAAGCCAGAGGCTTTGTCTGCTTTGTTCAGAGTAGAGCAGACAAGGGGAAGGTGGCTGTGCTTAAGCACGCTGCTGGTATGTCAGATGTGGCACAGGGGAGTGCTGGTCTGCTGCAGCCTGCGGAGGGTAGGTATCCCTTGGCTCAAAGCTGTGGTTGGTGGTagcctccctcctcctgtgTGTCTGGAGTTGGACTGTGTGGGCCTTGTCCACAGTGCTCCTGAGCCCCCTTTTAtccctggggaggggaaaggcaCCCGCTGTTTTTATGAGGCATGCCTAGGTCTGGGCGGAAATCTTCCAGGGCACAAAAGtgttcctccccagctgctgtctGCTGTCTCTGTAGGACACGGTTCAGAAACACCAAGGGCAAGTCTGTGAAGAAAAGCCGGGACTGGATTCTTGAGAAGAAAGAGCGCAGGCGACGACAGGGCAAGTAAGTTTAGCTGGGTCCTGCCTCTGCTGAGGTTGACTGTGCTACGCTGGCTTGCTGTCTGTCACCCATTCAAACTCCTGCCGTGAACTagcttcccttcccctccctgtgTGTCACACTGAgttgctctctgcttttcttcacaggGAGGTACGAGCAGACACAAAATACACAGGTCGAAAGCGCCGACCTCACTTCTGAATTGCTGTGGACACTGCTGACATGGAAGATGGTGTGTTGGCCTCTCCAGTGAGCCTCCTGTGAATGGCACAGGTGCGCACCCCAGGCCTGGGACTTGTTGGAACAGGTCACTGGGGCTCTTGCAGGTGTAGACTGGCTCAGGTGCAGCCGAACTGCCAACTGCAAAGCTGCCAGACCTGTTTTCTCTGAAGGCAGAGTGGCACAGAGTTCTGTCCGATTGGTGTCTGCCATGCCATTGCTTATCTTCCCAGTGGGGCAGTGAGCCATCTGGAGCTCCAGGTGAGCCAGAACATTATATCCAGCTTCTTCACTAAACAGTCAACAAGTAAGAAGTGTTGCTGGTCTCCTGTGTTGTGTCCTCAGTGCAGGGGAGCTGAGGTGGAAAACAGGTTTCCTGCCAGcttcccctctgcctgcaggcaggtAGTCAGGCAGTATAAAGGTGTGCCTCCCATGAGGGCCAGTCTTCCTCTAGGCAGAATGGCAGAAGTGTTATCTGAATTTTCCTACGGTGATTCCTCCTGCATCCGCTTCAAATCAGGCCCACCCTGTATGCGTTAATGCTCTGAGGGTGTTGGAATCTCTGAAGTGCAACCCTTGCTGCCTGTcacttcctcccctccctttaAATAGAAGTGCCAGCCCAGAGCTTTACAGTTACAAACGTTTATTCTACATAAAAATTCCACAAAATGGGAAGCTGTTTTGCACCCAAAGCtttgggagaaggaagggagattAGCAGGGACGGAAAgggtgaaggagaaaagaggcaaCAATACAATGTCATCCAGCCCAGTGAGACAGAGCAAGCCAGGGTCAAAATCCACATAGAAAACAAGGACACTTAGCTCACAGTACAGCAACAGTACAACTCCACAGAGGGCTTGGAAAGCCTTCAAGTACATTActtactaaaaaacaaacaaacaaaaaaacaacaactaaaaaaaataaatccccaaTCCCCAATTCAAGTGCAAGCTGTGTGTGCCCCACACTGCTCATAAAATACTGCATCAACATGCTCATGGTGCTAGGAGGGCAGGTGGCACTTGGAACAGACGTGTCATAACCCAAAGGATAAGTGGTCTGAGGTTGGGggctagaaagaaaaagtgaaatgtttccTCAAAGCACAACCACACTATTGGTGATTCAGTCTGTACATGCAATGACAGGCAGGTAAAAAGGAACTGAACGGGGCTTCCCATAGTGCAGGGGTAATTATTGCACCAAAACACCCTCCCCTTACAGCGAGGACAGTGAGAGACAGCCCGCAGGGCAGTGAAGGCAGCAtgctcctctgcctccatcATGTCAGAGCATGCAGCCATCACTGCCTGCACGATCCCAGCAAAGCGCCAGTGGCAAAATCACAGTGCCatctggctcctgctgctggcagtggtgGTATCGACAAGGCGCAAGTGTCAGTAACCACACCACTGCTGTTCTTGGCTTTGTGCCTTGACGGGGGTGGGCACTGACGTCATCTGAGCTTGTATCACAGAAACcatttcttggaagaaaaaaaaaagtccccttGTGCTAGCAGTGGGCATTGCTGCGGGGTCAGAGCCTGAGATGAACTTTCTTGCCTGCCTGCCTAGGAGTAGCCCTACCAGAAGTGTTATTGCTTCCCAGAGGAGGGGGCCTAGTGCTCTCACTGGCTTAGCACAGCAGTGTGCAGATTGCGGTGGCAGGCACCAGCActggggcagaagcagcaggcatTGTACATCACCTccacctctctctctcctgtagCCAGACATGCCCACGCAGCAAGGGCTATGCCAGTGCCTGCTTCCTACCCTGGAGGGGTCTCCAgagcctgcctgcctctgcttgCAGGGGTCCCAGTGCCCCAAGCCATTGTGCACACACAGGCTGCAGTGGTGTAGCTAATATTAGATGTCACAGGACTGTGGAAGAAGGGGACTGTGGTCTTGGATGTTCTCATGGCCACAGGTGCTGAGGGCTTGGGCTGGGCAGGATGGGGGACTGGGCTGGACATGCTCCCCAACAGTGACTGAATGCAAGCAGGGTTGTGTTGTGGGACCTTTGGTAATAGTGACAGGGAGGGCTGTGCTCAGGGAAAGCAGGACTGtgtcctggctgcagcctgctgccctgcaccctACACCTGTGGGCACGCTGCACAAGGCCAGTGGCAGTGCTATACCAGCCAGGCAGGATGGCAGATTGCcgggtgggagcagggctcaGCTGCAACCAGGCCTGCCCTCGCCCTTCCACCCCAGCTTGCACTCCTTAGCCCTCAGGGAACATGGAGGTGGGGTGCGATCAGCTGCCCCTGGTTGGAACGGTGAGGCAgcatgctgcctgcagctggagtACTCACTGCCATCAAGTGCCCATTTTCTGCTACCAGCATCTGGGCTCATGTCCAGCCTCCACCCTGGTGCAGGTCTGCAAGCTTGGCACCAGCACCTACCCTGCTCGGGCTCCTCCACAGTGCTTTGGCATTTCATGGGCCAGCCAGAGCACCAGACTCTCCCAAGGAATACAAGGGCAGACCCCTGCTGTTGGACTGAGGCAGCAGCATGGAAGTAACAGGATAGTGGCAACATGGCCCCGCTGAGCTGCCAGCAGGCTCAAGGCCAGCCCAGAAGTGGCTGCATCCATGCAGTAGATACAGCTGACAGCATGGGGCACGtaggtgctggcacagcagcccACGGTGTACAGGTGTctccctgctggccctggggaagagcaggcagcaggacactGTGccaggaggaggtggcaggCAGATGCTCAGATGTGGCAGAGATGGAAAGAGAGGTcaggccctgccctgctcaggaGCTGGTgacagaaaggaggagaaagaaggctGCTGCTCTTAGCTTGCAGGGTGTGGATGCAAGCCTTTGCTGCTCCCTGGGACTGTGACAGGAGAAAGcccccctgcctccagcccccagcccaagGGTGCATATGTGGAGGAGTCAGGCTGGGTAAAGCCTTGCTCACAGGTAAGCACCACCTGGGGCTGTGGGTGTCAGAGCTGTCCTCAAACTCTGACAGCCTAAGCCCAGGCCTGGGGACAGCAAGAGCCAGGGCCACTGTGTGCCAGAGCTGAGAACAGAACATGGAGGATTTGGAGCAGGGCAAGCAGCCAGTGAAACTTGGGGGCCTCAAACCACCTGTGGCCTCTTGCCCTGCCAGGCCAGTACTGAGGTGCAGCACTGAGCCGCCATGTGACTGTCCCCATCCCTAAGCATCAGAAATGGCCCCAAGCAGCACcactggccagcagcagcaaatccaGCCCGAGGCACCTGCACTGGGGCGAGGGCTTgcacagggcagcaggcagctccaccactagcagagcagcaggaatggagccctgcagccaggcatGGGcatggggagggcagagcctggcagagTGCACCCCTGGGGAAGTGCCCCATGAGTGAAGCAGCCTGaggaaaagtgttttgcaaGCACGGATGTGGCTGACAGACACGAGATCTGGCTGAAGGTGATGGGAAAAGCTGGGGAAAGTTGACTGGGCTCTGTGCTCCTGAGGACTCTGCCCATCATTGGTCTCATCTTCAGGTGTCACTAACACAAACTGCCTAGCacaggaagagcagcagtgcCCAATGGTACCTCTGTCCCCACCTGGTCCCAGCCAGCCTCTCAGGCTGGTGCAGTGATGAGAGCTCAGGTTCTCCCCAATGGTCCCCCTCACGCCCATCACTGTCCCCTGCACCCCGCCTGCACCCCAAGGCTGGTGCTCCCTCCACACAGATGCACCGCACACACAGCATCACAAACAACCATGCATTAGaaactgaaatgctgctggGAGGCTCCGGGGGCTGCGTGGTTCGCTCCCGTGTGGCTGCAGCCCCATGGCACGCGCGGCTCCATCCATCACAAACAGTCCCGTGGGGTGAGTCTATCCGAAAATACCGCCGAAGGTGGAGGCAATGACAATACCCAGGATCACACAGCAGATAATGATCATGATCTTCTTCTGCTCAGGTGTTCCAGCACCAgcaaggagagaagggagaggggaCCATGAGTGCCAAGGGCAAGCTGGACCCAAGAGCTGGGGCCTGCGATGTGCCCCATCCCTGTGTGTCTGTGGTGGGCTCTGATCAGCACCAGGGGAGCCAGACAGGCTCTGGCCATCGCTGGGGCATGGCTGGGTACCCAGGCTCCCTCTTCAGCACGGGACTGGCAAACCTGGTGGCCCACTAGATCCCCTGAGCTGCTAGACTGCTGCAGAGACATAGGAGCATGCTGGTAGGGCCAGGCTTGGGGAATGGGATGGGCATCTGGCACTGCGCTTGGGGTCAGAGCTGTACCATGCCTTTCTCTACCACCTCCACCTTGTTTTGGCAAGGGACATGGCTCCCACATCTAGCCTGGCCCATGGAATCCACCCtgtcccttctcctcccaccaATGAGCACCCCTGCCCCATGGCTCGTTGACAGTGCTCAAGGAGCCCCCTTACAGAGCTCTGCCTCAGTCCATGTCACCAGCAGGACCCATGCTGCACCCAGCAGTGTGGGGTAAAGAAGTGCTTGAGTACCCACAAGGCTGCACCTTGCCGCCTGCTCCTTTGTGCgagcagcaaggcaggcaggggTGCCAGGCTGGGACCTGGTCCATGGACAGTGTCAGAAGTGCAGGCAGGGGAAGGTAAGACCCAGCCAGTGCCATGACTCACCCGTCTGGCTTTGCTCTGGTACTTCACTGCTTTTTTGGTGTCAGACACAGCCCGCTCCACGTAGTCCACAGAGTGTTCCACGTTGTACTCAATGCGGTCAATCATCTCACCCTGCAGAGTAGGGACAGAGCCCACACGCCCATGTGCACATACGTgagctccttccttccctgctgctccctggcacCGTGCAGACGTCACCCTGCCCAGTGGCCCTGCATGGGAGAGAGAGGGATAGTCACCTGCCTGTAGCAGGCACACAGGCAGTGGACACCCTGGGGTGTGGGTCCAGACCACAGGCTTTGTCCAAGAGGGCTGGGACCTCTGTACACACCCCAGCAGAGAGGCAAGTAAGAGTCAAGTGGGTTCCCCATCCCAGTCCTGGCCTGGTGGCCACATGTCTTATGTCCCAGGTGAGCATCACAGCCACAACAGCATTTGCATCATCACGGTGCCACACActggagaagcaggaggaatgGCAGGGGAGGGCAAAGACCATACCAGCAGCACCACGTGGGGTGCTCAGAAAGCCACAGACATGCACTTAGATCTGCACAAGCACCCTGCCAAGAGCAGAGACCCCTGAAGCGAGGCTGGTCAGTCTGGACCACTGGGTCCTGCAGGGACTCCTGCCCCACTCCTCCTCCAGGATATGGAGACATGGCCTGAGGCATCCTCACCTAGCCAACATTCTCCCTTCTGCCCCCTCTTTACTGCCCACCAGGAGCATCCGGGTCCTACAGCAGATGGAGACTGTCTGATGGTTCATGTGAACAACAGGCTTTCCAGGGGTGGGCAGAGGCTTGAACCCCAATGACCTTCTGCACGGCACAGAGGGAATCTGGGCTGCAAAGCTGGGGATCATGGCCAGTAACTCTGCAACGCTCTTTTCTGAGCTTTAACACCTGGCAGCACCAGAGAGGACAAGCCTTGCAAGCCCAGGGATGTTACCCTCCCACCCTGGTCGAAGCACCCTGCACCATCAGGCACCCTGCTGCTCTTGTCCCATGCCTGTGATATGCTGGCCTGGGTGCTGTGCCtaaagctgctgcttcccctgcccacTGGTGCCATTCCTAGGGCAGAGtaggcagctgccagcacagctgtgagTCTGGTACccctctgctctctgccttccctgtgccagcagctcagAGACTACCCCCCCACCCCGGAGTGTTGCAGGATGCTGGCATGGTCTAGCAGTtacagcagggcaggaggccgCAAATCCTCCTAGAGTGCATCAAGCCTCCCTCGCTGCTTCATGCCTCCAGTTCTCCCAGGGAAGGCTGGTAAGGGATGGTGGTGCCCCTTCCCACACAGGGACCAGCACAATGCAGTGCCCTCAGGTAACTGTGCCCACACTGCCCTGacctgctgggctgtggggtgACAGCATGGGTGTTGGCTGCAGGCAaggccacagcagcaggcagggccaggGACAGTCTCAGTGGCCTGTCACCCCTTGCCTCCACCTGTGT is part of the Cygnus atratus isolate AKBS03 ecotype Queensland, Australia chromosome 20, CAtr_DNAZoo_HiC_assembly, whole genome shotgun sequence genome and harbors:
- the BUD23 gene encoding probable 18S rRNA (guanine-N(7))-methyltransferase, translated to MAGGGRRPEHRGPPELFYDEVEARKYTQNSRVREIQAQMSERAVELLGLPEDRPCLLLDVGCGSGLSGDFISEEGHYWIGMDISPAMLDVAVEREVEGDLLLADVGHGIPFRPGMFDGCISISAVQWLCNADKKSHSPPKRLYQFFSTLYTALAQGSRAVLQLYPENSEQLELITAQAMRAGFTGGMVVDYPNSAKAKKFFLCLFVGASGTLPKGLGTECADGEEIHQAKFTSERTRFRNTKGKSVKKSRDWILEKKERRRRQGKEVRADTKYTGRKRRPHF